A single Gambusia affinis linkage group LG22, SWU_Gaff_1.0, whole genome shotgun sequence DNA region contains:
- the LOC122825166 gene encoding E3 ubiquitin-protein ligase rnf146-like, producing MAGCGEVNLSVNTPAPSKLKEDTEDDSRSSTTTTAAAAAVPPECAICLQSCVHPVRLPCCHVFCFLCVKGASWHSKRCALCRQEIPEDFLERPVLLSLEELKAAAAGLNRGGSESRGDYTWYYEGRNGWWQYDERTSRELEEAFMKGRKSTEMLIAGFLYVADLENMVQYRRNEHGRRRKMKRDVVNIPKKGVAGLRLDSEPVSVPALPAAVSATAERVSSADGSDAAGQSQPSSFGILVPLPPVRPQTLLGRHLGSPLSPSPSPLEQSFSQLLISQPEGEELEGDGELQTYESASGSSESEEEEEDSERRGESEERRRRTQRPLRENQPTRVPPRGMPSSSGLSLRSRSPDGQCTVTEV from the coding sequence ATGGCCGGGTGTGGAGAAGTGAACCTGTCTGTGAACACCCCAGCTCCCTCTAAGCTTAAAGAAGACACAGAAGACGACTCTCGCagctccaccaccaccactgctgcagctgctgctgtacCACCGGAGTGTGCCATCTGCCTGCAGAGCTGCGTCCACCCTGTCCGTCTCCCCTGCTGCcatgtcttctgttttctgtgcgTGAAAGGCGCCTCCTGGCACAGCAAGCGCTGTGCTCTCTGCCGGCAGGAAATCCCAGAGGACTTCCTGGAGCGCCCGGTCCTGCTCTCCCTCGAGGAACTGAAAGCCGCGGCCGCTGGTTTGAACCGCGGCGGGAGCGAGTCGCGCGGAGACTACACGTGGTACTACGAGGGGCGCAACGGCTGGTGGCAGTACGATGAGCGCACCAGCCGAGAGCTGGAGGAGGCCTTCATGAAGGGGAGGAAGAGCACAGAGATGCTGATTGCAGGATTCCTTTATGTGGCGGATCTGGAGAATATGGTGCAGTATCGGCGGAACGAGCATGGCCGCCGGCGCAAGATGAAGAGGGACGTAGTTAATATCCCTAAGAAGGGCGTGGCAGGATTGAGGCTGGACTCTGAGCCTGTCTCGGTCCCCGCTCTACCAGCGGCGGTCTCTGCTACAGCAGAGCGTGTGAGCTCAGCTGACGGCTCCGACGCCGCAGGTCAGTCCCAGCCTTCATCCTTTGGGATTTTGGTTCCTCTTCCCCCTGTCAGACCTCAAACGCTCCTCGGACGTCATCTCGGCAGTCCTCTGTCTCCGTCACCGTCGCCCCTGGAACAGTCTTTCTCTCAGCTGCTAATCAGCCAGCCAGAGGGCGAAGAGCTGGAAGGAGACGGCGAGCTGCAGACGTACGAGTCTGCATCGGGGAGCAGCGAgagtgaagaggaggaggaagacagcGAGAGGAGAGGAGAGTCTGAGGAGCGACGGAGACGCACACAGAGGCCGCTGAGGGAGAACCAGCCAACCAGAGTTCCTCCAAGAGGCATGCCGTCCAGCTCCGGCCTTAGCCTCCGCTCGCGCAGTCCTGATGGACAGTGCACCGTCACAGAAGTATAG
- the hddc2 gene encoding HD domain-containing protein 2 has product MAAHSEKSAGMSNVLQFMKLIGQLKRVPRTGWVYNNVKNPESVSDHMYRMAMMSLTITDPTVDRDRCIKLALVHDMAECIVGDIAPSDNISKAEKHKREEEAMSHLSSLLPDGLKQEIYALWEEYESQSSPEARLVKQFDLLEMILQAHEYEELEGTPGRLQEFFDSTAGRFHHPDVLQLVSSLNEQRGKSGKELKESQTDGPESQY; this is encoded by the exons ATGGCAGCCCACAGTGAGAAATCAGCCGGCATGAGTAATGTGCTGCAATTTATGAAACTTATCGGACAGCTAAAA AGGGTCCCACGGACCGGCTGGGTGTACAATAATGTGAAGAATCCTGAGAGCGTGTCAGACCACATGTACAGGATGGCGATGATGTCTCTGACCATCACTGACCCCACAGTAGATAGAGACAG GTGCATAAAACTTGCACTTGTCCATGATATGGCAGAGTGCATTGTGGGAGATATTGCACCGTCAGACAACATCAGTAAAGCAGAGAAACACAAGAGAGAGGAG GAAGCAATGAGTCATCTGTCAAGTCTGCTGCCGGACGGTCTCAAACAGGAGATTTATGCTCTGTGGGAG GAATATGAATCCCAGAGCAGTCCAGAGGCCAGACTGGTGAAACAGTTTGACCTCCTGGAGATGATCCTTCAGGCTCACGAGTACGAAGAGCTGGAGGGAACGCCAGGAAGGCTGCAGGAGTTCTTTGACTCCACCGCAG GTCGCTTCCACCACCCAGATGTCCTCCAGCTGGTCAGCTCCCTAAACGAACAGAGAGGAAAGAGCGGCAAGGAGCTGAAGGAATCACAGACTGACGGCCCAGAATCTCAATACTAA
- the LOC122825167 gene encoding R-spondin-3-like produces MNLRRRKMQIPALIWMLQLLNVAKGPDSTGVLRFKRSDPAGSGCQVGCATCSPLNGCLSCKPRFFFHLELDGIQQRGTCMSSCPRGHYGMRSPHISTCIKCKVDCASCFSENFCTRCHPGHFLFRGKCESSCPNGLTANAALRECTECPDGCELCVGRNNCTRCRADMYLLHGQCNHTCPKGFELDVQLMQCMPQVHCEVGEWSSWGQCVRKQNTTVHRRGEETRTRQILHFPSASGDPCPHVSEIRKCATKKKQKSRSE; encoded by the exons ATGAACTTAAGGAGAAGGAAAATGCAAATACCAGCGTTAATCTGGATGCTGCAGCTCCTGAACGTTGCAAAAGGCCCGGACAGCACAGGCGTTCTGAGATTTAAAC GTAGTGATCCGGCGGGCAGCGGCTGTCAGGTAGGATGTGCAACATGCTCTCCGCTGAACGGCTGTCTGTCCTGTAAGCCTCGCTTCTTCTTCCACCTGGAGCTGGACGGCATCCAGCAGAGGGGGACGTGCATGTCCTCCTGTCCCCGAGGTCACTACGGCATGCGCTCTCCCCACATCAGCACTTGCATCA AGTGCAAGGTGGATTGCGCCTCCTGCTTCAGCGAAAACTTCTGCACCCGCTGTCATCCCGGCCACTTTCTGTTCCGGGGCAAATGTGAAAGCAGCTGTCCGAACGGGCTGACCGCAAACGCTGCACTGCGAGAATGCACAG AGTGCCCTGACGGATGTGAGCTGTGTGTGGGGAGGAACAATTGTACGAGGTGCAGAGCAGACATGTACCTCCTCCATGGCCAGTGCAACCACACATGTCCCAAAGGCTTTGAGCTTGATGTCCAGCTCATGCAGTGCATGCCCCAAG TTCATTGCGAAGTTGGAGAATGGTCGAGTTGGGGTCAGTGCGTTCGGAAGCAGAACACGACGGTCCACAGGCGGGGGGAGGAAACACGCACACGACAAATCCTGCATTTCCCAAGCGCCTCCGGTGACCCCTGCCCTCACGTTTCAGAGATCAGgaaatgtgcaacaaaaaagaagcagaaaagcagGTCGGAATGA
- the cenpw gene encoding centromere protein W yields MLKKPPKLKSTIRSKAKGNVNIAAGSEAMIELLTLLFLNSLAEEAKAKAFEEKSATIRAHHVKAVSKKVLRKARG; encoded by the exons atgctgaaaaagcCGCCGAAGCTAAAGAGCACCATAAGGTCTAAAGCAAAGGGGAACGTCAACATCGCAGCGGGCTCGGAGGCGATG ATTGAACTACTGACACTGCTGTTCCTGAACAGCCTGGCTGAAGAGGCGAAGGCCAAGGCATTTGAGGAGAAATCTGCAACAATCAGAGCTCACCACGTCAAGGCAGTGTCTAAG aAAGTGCTAAGAAAGGCaagaggatga